Genomic DNA from Candidozyma auris chromosome 1, complete sequence:
AATCAAAAAGCCCTTCATAATTGTAGATAGGAGACTACCCTTCTCTTTTTACATCGTGTTCTCTTGCCCTTGCTCTTGCTGACGAAAATCTTTAGGAATGAAAGTAGCCCACTtacgatttttttttatttttctaCCCTTTTTCTACTTTGAGTAATTCGCTAGACCCCTCCATAACTATATTTACACTATTTCCTCGAAATGCACCTATTAATTTCCCTCACCCCCCGCTTCATCTCGACTTTCCTCCAGCGGCCTTGACCACTAGCACGTCTCCGTCCTCTATAATGTATGCTTTGCCTTGGCGGTATTGCTTTCCTTTCGATTTTAGATTTGCCTCGTCTAGGGGTGCATcttgcttctccaagtcctccCATTTGTACACTTGTGCAGAGATAAATGTCTTCTGCAAATCCGTATGAATGGCTCCCGCTGCTTCTGGGGCAGTGGTGCCCTCTCTGACAGTCCATTGATGAGCCTCCTTGGGCCCACAAGTGTAGAAAGACACAAGTCGGAGCGCTGCCCTCATCTTGTCGACAATTTCACCCATAGCACTGCCAGCATTGTTAAATTCGCTCATGTAGCTTGCTAGCAGTTCAGGATCGTCCCTCAACTCATTGAGCTTTGTCTCATATGCTGCTGAAAATAACATCATCTCGTCCTGTGGACAATTTTCATCGATCCATGCTTGTACGGCTTCCTTGAACTCATTAGTGTTGCTCAGGTAATCCTTCTCATTGACATTAAGCAACACCACTGTGGGCTTCGCAGTGAGAAGGTTCAACGGATTGATTACCTCAATCTCCTCACTGGTCCACTCCCCAGTAGTAACCTTCATACCCAGGTACAAATGATCCAGGAGCTTACTAAGAGTGTCAATTTCGAATTGAATACGTTTGCGATCCACCTGTGGCTTCCTCAACGTCTTCTGAGCTTGCTCCAAAGCAGTTTCGATGTAGTCCAAGTCCTTAAGGATAAGCTCATCCGTGACTATGGTTAAGTCCCTCACTGCATCCACATTGGTCTCGACGTGTGTGATGTCATCGTCTCTGAAGCCCCTCACCACATGAAATACACCATCCACTTGCCTAATGTCGGACAAAAATTTGTTACCTAGTCCTTCACCCAGCGCGGCGTTTCTTGTGAGACCTGCGATATCGTAAATAGTCATGGATGTGGGCACCTTCTTCGCTGATCCATATAACTGCTGAAGATGATCTAGCATTGGGCTTTGAACAACCACTTGTGACATGCATGGGTCGATGGTTGCGTATGGATAGTTGGCAGGCTTCCCTAAGCTTGATCTGGTAATGGCTTGAAAGAACGTAGATTTTCCAACGTTTGCAAGCCCTACCACGCCCAGCGAGAGGTTATTACTCACTCTCCCAAGCTGGCTTTGCTTAGCTGCCAGAGCCAGCTTTTTTGCATGACGAATTGcactggttgcaaaatttcTTATTTGCTTCATCGATGCCGAGTAGTCCTGCAAAAATTTAGTGCTGCTTCAGTTTCTATGTTATGCAGGTGACAGTTAAATTGACACGATGGAAGTGCCAATCGATCATCATTTGGACAAGAATTCAATGAAGGGGTCAAAGAAGTATAGACTGTTCCTATTGTGGTAATATTTTCTTCCCTCCCTTGTAGATTTGCAGCTGGTATAGAAGTATTGCTAGACAGACCCAGGTGACAAGAAGCGTTTCTGAAGAGAGAATATTGGTAGGCAATTCATACCACTCCTGATTATTGACTTTGTAGTGGAGCAAGGATGCGGTAAGGAAGAATGTTGACAAGGTTTGCACGAGCAAGTAATGTCTATGAAGAACATGGAATCGCAGGAAGTACCAATTGGTGGAACATTGAGGTATTAGACGAAATATGGCACCAAAGTAGGATATGACGTAGAAGTAATTTGCAATATCAAGCTCATTAAGTGTAGCCCAGCCATGGAGGTAGTACCAAACGAGTACCAAAAGTCCGCAGCCAAGTAAGCTCAGAAAGAAGTAGAAGGGGAGACTCAATGCCTCGTGATGTCGACGAGAACCTTTGAACTTTTTAAAGGTCTGCCATGCCAAGTAAAAGGTCACAATTGAGCCAACCAGGTCCAAAAGAACAACAATAGGAGAAGTGTAGTATGATGTGTACAAAGGGTATCTCTTGCTGTACTGAGCAGCCAATTTGGATGATATTAAATAAGACGCCCCGTAGATACAAGAGGCAgtgagccaaagaaaggAGTAGGCCACAAAGTCACAAGAAAGACCAAGCACTGAACCTTTTCTAGAAACCCTTTCAGCTATCAAACCATAGGAGAGTATTTGGATGAAGTGGCCCGCAATATATAAGGTTTCTGATATCATTGTGGCTGATCACCCAATGATTAATTTGAATGTTTTCCATACAATTGCTAGTTTCAAGGAGATGATGCAAAAGTCAAACTTGCGAGCTGCTATCTCGCGTTGATATGTGAAGGGGTATCGACAACTGAGTAGTAGTTTCTGTAGGGAGTGAACGTCAATGCGCGGAAGTGTAACACTAAGGTCTAGTACATTATCAACACTTTTAGTCGAAGGCTATCAATAATACACTGCAGACAATTAAACTGCTAAAAGTGGACTGACTTAATAAGCTCTTTCGGTGAAAGCATCCTTCAATCAAAATATTTGATCTACATACAGCATGGCGGTGGATGATACTGAAGGATACTGGGACATTGTGATATCGtctcttcaagatattTGTAATGCCAATGAGTCCCTTTCATTCGACAACATATTTGCTGACCATACAGATACTTcactcaagaagctcggCGAGAATGATTTAGAGACCCTAAAAGAGGAGATAAACGACCATATGTTGAATATAGGAACCGCCACAAGGCTCATTTCAACGGCCCAACAAAACTTGCAGACGCTTATAACGAATTTAGAAAAGGCTCAGCTGAAACAGGAAGTGACTACGCGTTCGTCCAAGCTGTCAGTCACTAGAGATGGCAAACGAGCGAGCAGCAGGAAAGGCAACAAGAAATACGGGCGTCAATTTTGGGTATCAAAATACGATCCTTCAGAACCCATAATAATAGGATCAGAAGTTGCTTTCAAACTTAAAAACCGTCATTTCGAAGAATGGATTCAGTGTGAAGTTACAAAAATTCTTGGTGACGGAACACGATACGAAATTAGAGACCCTGAACCGGATGAGAACAACAATCCAGGGCAAACTTTCAAAGCAAACTACAAAGATATCCTACTTATACCGTCAGTGCTGGAGGTGCCTAACCTCATATCGTACCCTCACGGTACGAAAGTGTTGGCGAGATATCCAGAGACTACCACCTTCTATCCTGCAGTTGTCGAGGgccagaagaaggatggaACAGTGAAGCTTAAGTTCGACGGGGAAGAGGAAGTTAATAAAGTTACTGAAGTGGAGAGACGTCTAGTTCTTCCATTTCCTCAAAGGTGATGCTTGAGGCATATGTGCATTATTGGATAAGGTCATTTTAAAGTCGCTCGAGAAACGAGTTAAAACAATTACAATGTATtaagaaagaaagtgagtATTTCTGTGCAATTCTCTCATCTATGATTTTCTCTCTAGAATTTTTTGAGTGCAATTGTTACCCGTTATGAAAAATCGTTCCTCATGGTTCTCAATAGTGAGTTTAGACCAATTCGCAGCCACGCAGTAACCATTCCGTCCAATATGCTAAAAATTTGAATCTTTCAACACCACTAAGATAGTTGAAGAGTTCTAAAGGGCATATCCAAGTCTCACacaaattttgaaaatcttcaacagCACTACAAAAGCCTTATTTTTCGAGTTTCGAAGGAAGAACCTCCACGGCGAAACGGGGCCCGCACGTGACTGACCGGCGATGCGATGGACGAAAAACAGTGATGAAAGTGGAAAACCTCATTcatctcttcatcaactaAATCATGTCGGAGGAGTTTGATATTGACGACTATTCAAGAGTATGTTGGTAGTGTGATACGAATGGAATAATAACATTCGCGTTGTGTTTGTTTGTCGACGCTGCTTGTGGTAACCGACTGAATGGTGACAAACTGCAACAAAAGGTGTTAAGTGACTTTTGCTTTGGGATGCTTTTCGTTGGAGCTTTGGCTGTAAGTGGACCCAACATGCGGACAACaattatttttttttttttcaggTTTTGATGCTAATACAGTAGGATAGGTCAAGATCCCCTGTGAGAGACAGAGACCTGTCGCCAGGCAGGAACTCTAGGAAGGACTATGAGGCTCCTCGTGGCagtgaaagaagaggtggCTACCCTAGAAGAGCCAGAGAAGGCTCTGAGCGTGCTTGGAAAGCAAGAAATGCTCGTCGTGAAAGAACCGGCCGTGGTGACCGTCGCGACAGGGGTGACAGAGGTGACAGAGGCGACAGAggtgaaagaagaggccGTATCTCCATGGCTGATGCGCTGACTGTTCCAGGTGACGAGGAGCAGCGTAGCAAAGTGGAGCGCAACTATGAGAAGTCCATTTTCGTCGGCAACATCCCATTTGAATCGACTGCTAAAGATATTGAACAGATCTTCAGTAAAGACTTTGATGTAGTGCGTGCTGACATCGTCACCAGACGTGGCCTCTCTCGTGGTATGGCTACCGTCGAGTTCTCGTCcattgaagatgttgagaaGGCTATTGCCCAATTCGATCGTACCGAGTACCAAAACAGAGAGATTTTTGTTAGACAGGATCACCCACCTCCAGAGGAAAAGAGACGTGAACCCGAGTCCAGATCAACGCCTGCCAAAGACGATGATCGTGAGCCCAACCCTGAGGTGTTTGTCGGCAACTTGCCTTACAGTGTCTCTTGGCAGACGTTAAAGGATGAGTTCAGAAGCATTGGTTCCATCGTTCGTGCTGACATCCTCACTGACCGTTCTGGTAGATCTCGGGGCTACGGTACTGTTGTGTTTAGAAGTACCGCTGATGCACAGGCTGCTATTGACAAGTACAACGGCTTTGAGTTGGAGGGCCGCAGAATTGAGGTTCGCTTTGGCagggaaaagaaggaggccAAGACCAAGAAaaactcttccttcacTGAAGGTGTCATTGGCGGCGGTGAGCCCTCCAAGACCATTTTTGTCGGAAACTTGCCCTACATCACCACTAAGGCCGACTTGTTCGACCTCTTTGAGACTGTTGGTCGTGTCACTCGCGCTGAGATTCAGTTGGAAGCTCGTGGCAGGGCCTCTGGAAACGCTGTTGTCGAGTTTGAGATGCCTGAGCTCGCTGAATtggccatcaagaacttggatAATTACAATTACGGTGGCCGTCCTTTGCTGATTGCCTACGCTAAGTATCCAGCCAATGTGGAGAACGACGAAGAGAACGACGAGAAGTTCGCCGACGCTGAGATGGGCGACCAATAGTGCCCCGAGTAATTAACTTTCACGAAATAGCAAAACTAGATATACTGTATCGCACTCCCTGTATGTTACTTTAAGCCCTCTGGACTCCGAACCCCTTTTGGTACCACTTGATCTTCATGCTATTAGAGACAATTATCAGCTTTTTCTACGCCTTGTGGGCGTTTGTAAAGCCTTTCTTATGGCTCATCATCGTTATCGTCCTTGCATGTGTTGCTTACCTAAAGCGCCGAGAATTGGCTGAGATTGCAGAGAGACTCAGAAATAGGCGCCGGTGGTATAATAGAATGCAACAGAGCTCTCTGTTTGAACAGGACCTAGAAAACGGACTATCAAGTGGCAATTTTGACATCTCGGGCAACATCGGCAACGACTCGAGGGATGGGCTTGATGAGAATGCCAAAGCCGAAATACGGCGTATCATGCAAAGAGAGAGTCTTCCCTTTGACGAGGCCCGGCTTCGGTATTTCAGAGCCGAGCTTTCACGTAATGGCGTTGCGAGCGACGGTTTACCCACAGATAAGCGCACCGTGACCTTTGATAGACTATGATGGCATGTCTACGAATGAGTCGGAAGCCTCGGATTGTGGAAAAGTGCGAAAAACGCTCGTCAAGGGATAGAATGATCTTGATTTATGCTTCAAATCTGGTTATCGACGGGAGAGTGGTTTAATTCTATATGGTATAACAGGTTTCCGCTGGGGCTAGTGAGATGGGGTTGAGTGCGGTGTTCTGCTAGCAGTAATTTGAGCGGAGGGTTCTATGATTGGaatcttctcaatcaaCGCAAGTTCGCAAGTACCGAAAATATGTCTCGTTCAAAGCCTGCTGTGTTTATTGTGAGAATTCACGGCCCAGCTAACGTATATGGTGTCAGAACAAAATTCTGGGCCCGCAAGTAGTCCACAAATATATGCTAGATACTATTATTCAGGCGCCTAATAGGGCGCCGCCTCTGGAATGCCAGCAATTCTTTTCtattttctcttttttcacTGGTGGTCCCTTTTAACTGCCAGGATTCTTTcattggttgcaaaattcaacAAATGCCCTTAGAAGGCTTTTACAAAAAATGAAAACTCCCAATCAATGAGAAAATGCGGGTAAAAAAACGATCTGGAACACTTTCCTCATCCATCTAGCACCGACTTATATTTCATTTCAAAAGACTCTTCGATTTTCCTAATTGTGCTACATCGCCTTCCTCCGAGTAGCGTACTTTAGACCTGTCGCATTAGCGAGGAATAATCATATATAATGCACTTCCGAAATGGAAACATCATATAcatagaaaaaaaaacaaataTATTTCCTACGACTTCATAGGGTTTTCTACCTTTTCAATGCATGACACAaaatctttctctttcgtTCGTCACAAAGAAACGCCTCTACGTGATTGACAATCATTGTTTACATTATCGCCTAATGTGGAAATCGTATCAATATCATCAAATGTATGTACATGTACTCTAACTACAACTCCATCTGACAAACCAAGTTGGACTCTTTTTTAGAATATGGACATTTACAAGAGGTATGCCTCGGGCGAACACGACAGGGagttttttgcaaagcaTAATAATAACGAACTAATTAAGCTACGACCTTTACTGGGACAGTTCGACAatgttgatgcaaaatCAGTTTCAAGACCAGTGCTGTACTGGCAAGCAATCTTCCCACAAGCGGCGTTTTTCGCTGGTTACGACCATGAGCTTTTCGGTCATGTTGTAACTGTCGTGTACAAGAACGAGGTTACTTCGAAATTGAGTGCTGTTTCAATTACTAAATATGGCTGCAACGTCTATGAAAACCTCTTGCTTGATGTCAGGCTGCGCTTCTGGCCAGCTTGCGAGAACTTGGATGAGAAACACAAAGATTCCAATGTCAGAAGAGCTCTTGCCATAgccaatttgaaaaatcatAATCAACTTCATAATAATAGCGAGAGCTTCCATTCCCGTTGGGACGAGACAAACGCAGGTGCCTTGGCAAGCTCTATGGATGTATTGACAGGGAAGGTCCCTGTGGAATTGGGCGAGAAATTGTTACAGTTGGGCCTTCTTCAGGATCACTGGGTGTCCTCAATGCTTGTAGATGTGGTCTATGACTCGAAAACGCCTTTGAACGGCGAGAATACAATTgaagagaacaacaagCTTGTATTTGCCTTGGGAAAACAAATGGACCAACTTTTTGATCCCTTACTCGAATACTCCCCTCAGGCCATGGACTACCACTATGTTATTCCCCAGCATCCCGTTCCTACAGTTCTCCAAAACAATGTTCAAGTGAATAAGGTTCTAGACGAGCTCTTTGATGTTCAAGCTAATTATGCTATGGACTTAATAGCCATTTTACAGGACCTCATCAATCCTCTCAGAGCTAAAGTGCTTTCATCGAAATCTTCCTTGGGCATTCAGAAAGTCAACCTCATATTTCCACCAACCATCGATGAGATTTGTCGAATTAACTGCATCCTCCATGACTCTTTGACCCGTGCAAGAAAGTATGGATATGTTGAAGTATTTCATGTGTTTGAGAACATTCTTCCTTACTTCTACAAAGCATTCATTAGGCACGAAGCTAATCTACGCAATTTCCATTCCCGCttatcaaaatttttggagaaggagtcCAAGCTCATGTCGTCACCTGAAATAAATCGGAGAAAATTTTCTGCAAGATCTATCGAGGCAATCGTCTCAGGATCCATTTTGGAATTACCAAGATTAAAGCTCATCCTCAAACGTCTTCACTCCCTGATCGAAATGGAGAAGGCTAGGTACAAAGACATTGAGCAAGCTAATAATAGTGAGGCTCCAATTCTCGATAAGGCCTTTAACACATGTGTCGAAATAATTGATAGTTTCGGGTATAATGAACAGGAGCAAGAGCCTTCAACTAAAAATCGTGTCTTCACACCATCCGGCAAACTACTCACTGAGATTGCCACAGAATGGCCAAATGAGCTTCAATATGGCTGGATAAATCGAAAAGTCATAGGCGTCCATGAAATGAAAGAGGTGATTTCGACACCTGCCAGTTCACAAATACTTATCATCTTCTCCGACAGTCTTctatttcttgatctgtTTCTGAATGAAACAGATTCTTCCTTGCTGGTTCCATCagttttgatgaattcCCTTATCAACGAGAAGCCATTGCCGAAGCTCTCTCAATTTCCTCAACTAAAGGTCAAATTCTGGTGTCCTGTCACGGACGTCATTGCTCAGGGTTATCAGTTTCAAGACGAGACTTTCCTTTCGTTCATGGCGTTTGGGGAGTCTGAGTTTAGAGATCGCAATGGAAGTCCACAGAATCTGGTTCAGACTTTCAAGGTGGTGGATTGCGCAGAGCATTCAATTACTTCTAGTCTCCAGAAAGCCAAAGTCCTCCAAAAGACAACCTCCTTTCATCTTTTCAGTGATCAGGAAGGCGGAATTCTGCGATTATATTGTGCCCACGAAAGACATGCTTACAAATCTGAAGCCTCAACAGCTCCAATTgtgattcttctcaacctTAATCatgatgaaattgagcGGTTATTCAATGATCATCCACACGTCTACCTAGTTCTTAAtgcctctttcttgaacCATCACACAGTGCATATTTCCGGCCATGATCGTTCAGGGAAGTAtaaagttgaagaaatcgtCGGAATAGCAGATCTTCGGGAATCAGTAAGAGAGATGCTTTCGCAAGCTATTGATGCATTTTACCATTCGtcccatttttcaaatgtGGTCATCCAAGGTTACGAGAAATCACTTGCTTATTTCGCCGATAGCTACGCTAAGGAGACCCTGGGTAAAGCTA
This window encodes:
- the GBP2 gene encoding single-stranded telomeric DNA-binding/mRNA-binding protein, yielding MSEEFDIDDYSRDRSRSPVRDRDSSPGRNSRKDYEAPRGSERRGGYPRRAREGSERAWKARNARRERTGRGDRRDRGDRGDRGDRGERRGRISMADASTVPGDEEQRSKVERNYEKSIFVGNIPFESTAKDIEQIFSKDFDVVRADIVTRRGLSRGMATVEFSSIEDVEKAIAQFDRTEYQNREIFVRQDHPPPEEKRREPESRSTPAKDDDREPNPEVFVGNLPYSVSWQTLKDEFRSIGSIVRADILTDRSGRSRGYGTVVFRSTADAQAAIDKYNGFELEGRRIEVRFGREKKEAKTKKNSSFTEGVIGGGEPSKTIFVGNLPYITTKADLFDLFETVGRVTRAEIQLEARGRASGNAVVEFEMPELAELAIKNLDNYNYGGRPLSIAYAKYPANVENDEENDEKFADAEMGDQ